A single region of the Ignavibacteriota bacterium genome encodes:
- a CDS encoding cbb3-type cytochrome c oxidase subunit I — MSTSSHSHTADAHIHHDAHHHEQGFWSKYVFSTDHKVIGIQYGVTSLLFLFLGFTLMMIMRWQLAYPGEPFPVIRFVLPIGIIGLLTMFVSGFKPSLGTTVGVLFMAMAALVWYLATGEERMPMGIMAPEYYNSLGAMHGTIMIFLGVVPLGVGAFGNYVMPLQIGAPDMAFPKLNMMSYWIYLVGGIIMVISFFVPGGAANSGWTSYPPLSEIATTGQTWWLVGMVFLITSSLLGSVNFIVTILQLRAKGLSFMKLPFFVWAQLVTSFLLLLAFPPLEAAGILQLLDRVAGTSFFLPSGLVISGEKLMNAGGGTPILWQHLFWFLAHPEVYVLILPAMGIISEIIANNTRKPLWGYKYIVYSALFIGFMSFIVWAHHMYITGMGTTISAFFQTTTMIISVPSIVILTSLAISLYGGSIRYNTAMLFALAFIPMFGIGGLTGLPLGLATSDLHLHDTYYVIGHFHYVVAPGTIFALFAGIYWWFPKLTGRTMNETLGKIHFWGSFVCMNFIFFPMLIQGMAGLSRRLYDGGEQYSHSANVIYLNEVMSIAAWVMAIFQIFFIVNVFLSMKKGKKTTDNHWEATTLEWSATTAPPLAHGNFVTLPTVYHGPYEYSVPGAKKDFTPQNEK; from the coding sequence ATGAGCACATCTTCCCACTCTCACACCGCTGACGCGCACATCCACCATGATGCACACCATCATGAGCAAGGATTTTGGAGCAAATACGTTTTCTCCACCGACCACAAAGTCATCGGTATCCAGTACGGAGTAACCTCCCTCCTTTTTCTATTTCTCGGTTTTACTTTGATGATGATAATGCGATGGCAACTCGCGTATCCCGGCGAACCTTTTCCCGTGATACGGTTTGTCCTACCAATCGGCATCATCGGTTTGCTGACGATGTTTGTTTCCGGTTTCAAACCTTCACTCGGAACGACAGTCGGAGTGTTGTTCATGGCAATGGCGGCGTTGGTCTGGTATCTCGCTACCGGTGAAGAACGAATGCCGATGGGAATTATGGCGCCTGAATATTACAACTCGCTCGGCGCTATGCACGGAACAATCATGATATTTCTTGGAGTCGTTCCGCTTGGCGTCGGCGCATTCGGAAATTATGTCATGCCGTTGCAAATCGGCGCACCGGATATGGCATTCCCAAAACTCAATATGATGAGTTATTGGATTTACCTCGTCGGCGGAATTATCATGGTTATCAGTTTCTTCGTCCCCGGCGGCGCGGCAAACTCAGGTTGGACATCCTATCCTCCGCTTTCGGAGATAGCAACGACCGGGCAAACGTGGTGGCTCGTCGGAATGGTCTTTCTTATTACCTCTTCTCTCCTCGGCTCCGTGAATTTCATCGTTACGATATTACAACTTCGGGCGAAGGGATTAAGTTTTATGAAACTCCCGTTCTTTGTTTGGGCGCAGTTAGTTACATCGTTCCTTCTTCTCCTTGCTTTCCCTCCACTCGAAGCGGCGGGGATTTTACAACTGCTCGATAGAGTTGCAGGAACTAGTTTCTTCCTCCCAAGCGGATTAGTCATCAGCGGAGAGAAACTTATGAACGCCGGCGGCGGAACTCCGATTCTCTGGCAACATCTGTTCTGGTTCCTTGCACACCCGGAAGTGTATGTTCTGATTCTCCCTGCGATGGGAATCATCTCTGAAATTATCGCGAACAATACCCGCAAACCTCTCTGGGGATATAAATACATTGTCTATTCCGCGCTCTTTATCGGGTTCATGTCCTTCATCGTCTGGGCGCATCACATGTACATCACCGGAATGGGAACAACCATCAGCGCGTTCTTTCAAACGACGACGATGATTATCTCCGTCCCCTCCATCGTTATTTTGACCTCGCTCGCAATTTCGTTATACGGCGGCTCGATTCGATATAACACGGCAATGCTCTTTGCTCTTGCCTTCATCCCGATGTTCGGAATCGGCGGCTTGACAGGATTACCTCTCGGCTTAGCAACCTCCGATTTACATTTACACGACACGTACTATGTTATCGGGCATTTCCACTATGTCGTAGCGCCTGGAACTATCTTTGCCCTCTTTGCAGGTATCTATTGGTGGTTTCCAAAACTCACCGGTAGAACGATGAACGAAACACTCGGCAAGATTCATTTCTGGGGTTCATTCGTCTGTATGAATTTTATTTTCTTCCCGATGTTGATTCAAGGTATGGCAGGGCTTTCCCGCCGTCTTTACGATGGCGGCGAACAATACTCCCATTCCGCAAATGTCATTTACCTTAACGAAGTAATGTCTATCGCCGCATGGGTGATGGCGATTTTCCAAATCTTCTTTATTGTCAACGTCTTTCTCAGTATGAAAAAAGGAAAGAAGACAACCGATAATCATTGGGAAGCAACAACATTAGAGTGGTCTGCAACAACCGCGCCGCCGCTCGCACACG